The following are encoded together in the Novipirellula caenicola genome:
- a CDS encoding DinB family protein: protein MNDFLKTIDQYANGPDRLELAVSGTTHKHQHAKPGPGDWSIHEVVIHLADSDAVSIERMKRIVAMEEPSLLNFDETAFIRDLKPELQSIEDAMLLFRINRRQWSRVLRQLPTLAFDRVGHHSVAGPVSLRQMVSLYIEHLEGHLCFIRHKRERLNCPLSPEPSPTMRLQK from the coding sequence ATGAATGATTTTCTGAAGACCATTGATCAGTACGCAAACGGGCCTGACCGATTGGAATTGGCGGTTTCCGGCACCACACACAAACATCAGCATGCCAAGCCTGGCCCCGGCGATTGGTCGATTCACGAGGTTGTGATCCACCTGGCCGACAGTGATGCCGTCTCGATCGAACGGATGAAACGCATTGTTGCAATGGAGGAACCAAGTCTTTTAAACTTTGACGAAACCGCATTCATTCGCGATCTCAAACCTGAACTTCAATCGATCGAAGACGCGATGTTGCTGTTCCGCATCAATCGACGTCAATGGAGTCGCGTCCTGCGTCAGTTACCGACTCTGGCATTTGACCGCGTGGGGCACCATTCAGTTGCCGGACCAGTCTCGCTTCGGCAGATGGTTTCTCTCTACATCGAACATCTCGAAGGGCACCTTTGTTTCATTCGCCATAAACGCGAGCGGCTGAATTGTCCATTGAGTCCGGAACCATCACCGACAATGAGATTGCAAAAATGA
- a CDS encoding metalloregulator ArsR/SmtB family transcription factor → MNLKQASLCTGPIDDLLDADLFKALGEPTRLKLLSCLAKGGRPCSVTELTECCEVDFSVVSRHLSVLEKAGVLTATKQGRTVFYAVRYKHLNEVFRELAKAIEDCRPKRRSKKP, encoded by the coding sequence ATGAATTTAAAGCAAGCCTCGCTGTGTACCGGGCCTATCGACGATTTGCTCGACGCGGATTTATTCAAAGCGCTCGGGGAACCGACACGATTGAAGTTGCTGTCTTGTCTAGCAAAAGGGGGAAGACCGTGTTCGGTCACCGAGCTGACTGAATGCTGTGAAGTCGATTTTTCGGTCGTCTCGCGTCATTTAAGTGTGCTCGAAAAGGCGGGCGTTTTAACTGCCACAAAGCAAGGTCGCACGGTCTTTTATGCGGTGCGATACAAACACCTAAACGAAGTCTTTCGCGAGTTGGCCAAAGCGATCGAAGATTGTCGTCCCAAACGCCGCTCAAAGAAGCCATAG
- a CDS encoding helix-turn-helix domain-containing protein, translating into MKKKLQLQQSWRSYCPVSRTLDLVGDKWTLVVVRDLLLGMTRYEQFLDRPEKISTNILANRLKRLEGLGFVQRRLYSDHANRFEYLITAEGERLRPLVQSIVEWGLENIDGAETRLWQNSKSQKKVSRKKAT; encoded by the coding sequence ATGAAAAAAAAGTTGCAGCTTCAGCAGTCTTGGCGATCTTATTGTCCGGTATCACGCACGCTGGATTTAGTTGGTGACAAGTGGACTTTGGTTGTCGTGCGAGACCTGCTTCTCGGGATGACTCGCTACGAGCAGTTTCTCGATCGTCCAGAAAAGATTTCGACAAACATTCTGGCGAATCGGCTCAAACGACTGGAAGGTCTCGGGTTTGTCCAGCGGCGGCTGTATAGCGACCATGCCAATCGATTCGAATACTTGATCACCGCCGAGGGCGAGCGGCTTCGTCCACTCGTCCAGTCCATCGTCGAGTGGGGACTCGAGAATATCGACGGTGCCGAGACTCGACTGTGGCAAAATTCCAAGTCGCAGAAAAAGGTCTCTCGCAAGAAAGCGACATAG
- a CDS encoding protein-tyrosine-phosphatase, translated as MTSNQPEKASADFYPLLKQYLDDGVSRFDAIPDERKDDLAKVAEYICDRHAKSETAKLTFICTHNSRRSHFTQIWAQLAIEYYGLDRIETYSGGTEATALNPRTVAALQRCGMKIVAEDGGGTNPRYRVYRWDSSAPLVCFSKVYSSPPNPSRDYCAVMTCSQADEACPLVLGCDLRLPIRYEDPKVADDTQFESQTYDERSAQICSEMLYLMSLVKNGKR; from the coding sequence ATGACATCGAACCAACCGGAAAAAGCGTCCGCCGATTTTTACCCGCTGCTCAAACAATACCTCGATGATGGAGTGAGTCGATTTGATGCGATTCCGGATGAGCGAAAGGATGATCTGGCGAAAGTCGCCGAGTACATTTGCGATCGTCATGCTAAGTCAGAGACGGCGAAACTGACGTTCATCTGCACCCACAATTCGCGTCGCAGTCATTTCACGCAAATTTGGGCACAGCTAGCGATTGAGTATTATGGCTTGGATCGCATCGAAACCTACTCAGGCGGCACCGAGGCGACCGCTTTGAACCCACGCACGGTCGCTGCGCTACAGCGATGCGGGATGAAGATTGTGGCCGAGGACGGCGGCGGGACAAACCCACGCTACCGCGTCTATCGTTGGGATTCCTCCGCTCCGCTGGTTTGTTTTTCGAAGGTGTACAGTTCGCCGCCCAACCCGAGCAGGGACTATTGCGCGGTAATGACATGTTCCCAAGCCGACGAAGCATGTCCGCTTGTATTAGGCTGTGATCTTCGCTTGCCGATTCGCTATGAAGACCCCAAAGTCGCAGACGACACCCAATTCGAGAGTCAAACGTACGACGAACGGTCCGCTCAGATCTGTAGCGAAATGCTTTACCTAATGTCGCTGGTTAAGAACGGCAAACGCTAA
- a CDS encoding sensor histidine kinase translates to MNFEAFHRSNSWSFSGVSMIRRCSLGGLCLWCLLSLVGPVYSTEPATLPISKIVDLLHTPRHEAAKRKVVRVQATISSVGDGIITWPTHPGAAKSFCLEDATGGIWVRSSLALDEQLFQDASFLSSLSYGTKIELVGLLDAGGFSPVLLPMRITKLGEGHLPAATVPDMKRFLGGAENIRRVTVRGVVQNVTKETKNYWLLRVETGVGHFLVRLPLEEQYGPDRMLDAELQITGLAGASRNWRFEFVCPRMIVDHRGHVEILKPAPNDPFSVTKVSLAQLDGFKPEGRPLHRLCSQGTVTYCDGDSLLYIQDDGVGVRVSVSDLDSIEIGERVEVSGFIDNSHYFAGFRGASVRKLGDGEATESVLADLPEIFDERSRFVSGEAKEIVNYEGRLVHLEGEVLSFQPRVGNGQNQLVVDCGQSTTTAFLPGKVKPLRPGTKVLMTGIANMTFASPDTSANLAMPTGLDLLLRDARDISILEEPSWWTRQRTLAALTVITIAALSAFLWAFTLRRSLDRQTSRLAREMRDRHDASLEFQASIRERTRLAANLHDTVLQTLAGIAYQIDACGQLATANSSDDHQYLRTARHMIQRGQNDLRNVVWALHCMPLEDGTFVDSVNQLARKQRVEQDMQVNVQCDEPFPVLADFIAGNLLLIIQEAIHNTIKHASATNVDVKLSWTPGADHVAVSVIDDGVGFDTSDHLGRSDGHFGVVSMEQRVRRLGGTFAIESQPGAGTTLRVSIPLKEFDPAIDKEP, encoded by the coding sequence ATGAATTTTGAAGCATTCCACCGCAGCAATTCCTGGAGCTTCAGCGGCGTGTCGATGATACGCCGCTGCAGCCTCGGGGGTTTATGCCTGTGGTGTCTACTATCGTTGGTTGGCCCGGTCTATAGCACCGAGCCAGCAACCCTACCGATCAGTAAGATCGTCGATTTGCTGCATACACCTCGGCACGAGGCGGCAAAACGCAAGGTGGTTCGAGTCCAGGCGACAATCTCGTCGGTGGGTGACGGAATCATTACTTGGCCAACTCACCCTGGTGCAGCGAAGTCATTTTGTTTGGAAGATGCCACCGGTGGAATCTGGGTGCGGTCCAGTCTGGCTTTGGATGAACAGCTTTTTCAAGACGCCAGTTTTCTTTCGTCACTTTCTTACGGTACAAAAATTGAACTCGTTGGGCTGCTCGACGCGGGCGGTTTCTCGCCCGTGTTGCTACCGATGCGGATCACGAAATTGGGCGAGGGACACTTACCAGCGGCGACGGTACCCGACATGAAGCGATTCCTCGGTGGAGCAGAAAATATTCGCCGTGTCACCGTCCGCGGGGTCGTCCAAAACGTTACCAAGGAGACGAAAAACTATTGGCTGCTGCGAGTCGAGACCGGCGTTGGTCACTTCTTGGTGCGATTGCCGCTGGAGGAACAATACGGGCCAGACAGGATGCTTGATGCGGAACTTCAAATCACCGGTCTTGCTGGCGCCTCTCGGAACTGGCGATTCGAATTTGTTTGTCCTCGCATGATCGTTGATCACCGTGGTCACGTTGAAATCCTGAAACCAGCCCCCAACGATCCGTTTTCGGTTACCAAGGTATCACTGGCGCAACTGGATGGCTTTAAGCCCGAGGGACGTCCATTGCATCGTCTGTGTTCCCAGGGGACAGTAACGTATTGTGACGGCGATTCTCTGTTGTATATTCAGGATGACGGAGTGGGCGTTCGGGTCAGCGTTAGTGATCTGGATTCGATCGAGATTGGTGAGCGAGTGGAAGTGTCCGGCTTTATCGACAACAGTCACTATTTCGCGGGGTTTCGCGGTGCGTCGGTACGAAAGCTCGGCGATGGAGAAGCGACCGAGTCGGTATTAGCGGATTTGCCTGAAATCTTTGACGAACGCTCTCGATTTGTCTCCGGCGAAGCAAAAGAAATCGTGAACTACGAGGGACGGCTTGTTCACTTGGAGGGCGAAGTTCTTAGCTTTCAACCTCGGGTCGGAAATGGGCAGAATCAATTGGTTGTTGATTGTGGTCAATCGACAACGACCGCATTTCTGCCGGGTAAGGTCAAACCGTTGCGTCCCGGAACGAAGGTTCTAATGACGGGGATCGCCAATATGACGTTCGCTTCACCTGACACATCGGCAAATTTGGCCATGCCGACCGGATTGGATTTGTTGCTGAGGGACGCACGCGATATTTCGATTTTAGAAGAACCGTCATGGTGGACGCGTCAACGAACATTGGCGGCGCTGACCGTGATTACGATCGCTGCGTTGTCCGCGTTTTTGTGGGCGTTCACGCTGCGGAGATCGTTGGATCGCCAAACGAGTCGACTAGCCCGCGAGATGCGTGATCGTCATGACGCCTCACTCGAATTTCAGGCATCGATTCGCGAACGCACTCGTTTGGCGGCGAATCTGCACGATACTGTCCTGCAGACTCTGGCCGGGATTGCCTATCAGATCGATGCTTGCGGTCAGCTGGCCACTGCCAATTCGTCAGATGATCATCAATATCTGCGAACCGCGAGACACATGATACAGAGGGGACAGAACGATTTGCGAAACGTTGTCTGGGCGCTACACTGTATGCCGCTTGAGGACGGCACGTTTGTTGATTCAGTCAATCAACTCGCGAGAAAACAGAGGGTCGAACAAGACATGCAGGTGAACGTCCAGTGCGACGAACCCTTCCCCGTGCTTGCCGATTTTATTGCAGGAAACTTGTTACTGATCATTCAAGAGGCGATCCACAACACAATCAAACATGCCAGCGCGACGAACGTCGACGTTAAGCTATCATGGACACCAGGGGCGGATCATGTTGCCGTTTCCGTTATCGATGATGGGGTCGGTTTTGATACCAGCGACCATCTTGGTCGCAGCGATGGACACTTTGGCGTTGTGAGCATGGAGCAACGGGTGCGACGACTAGGTGGCACATTCGCCATCGAAAGTCAGCCAGGTGCCGGGACAACGCTTCGCGTATCGATTCCTTTGAAAGAGTTTGATCCCGCAATCGACAAAGAACCATGA